From Chromohalobacter canadensis, one genomic window encodes:
- a CDS encoding SprT family zinc-dependent metalloprotease has product MMSATLPSPDYDWLVSLDEPALHEALRARVEAAWRVALDVHPSLPRPDVWLDLRGKGAGQAHFTRGGLRFNPVLLRENRRAFMEDVVPHEMAHWLVFHLEGPPARPHGHEWRTVMQKLYGLPPRTTHRFDVTRASPAPYCYRCGCGTEHRFSARRHSRAQRGANYHCRHCRQRLRFVGKSDVTQ; this is encoded by the coding sequence ATGATGTCTGCCACCTTGCCTTCTCCCGATTACGATTGGTTAGTGTCGCTCGACGAGCCGGCCCTCCACGAGGCGCTACGTGCACGCGTTGAGGCGGCTTGGCGTGTCGCCCTCGATGTTCATCCTTCACTGCCGCGCCCCGACGTATGGTTGGACCTGCGTGGCAAGGGGGCCGGTCAGGCGCACTTCACGCGTGGTGGCCTGCGCTTCAATCCGGTCCTGCTGCGCGAGAACCGTCGGGCGTTCATGGAAGACGTCGTGCCGCACGAGATGGCGCATTGGCTGGTCTTTCACCTGGAAGGACCGCCGGCGCGTCCGCACGGCCACGAATGGCGTACCGTCATGCAGAAACTCTACGGCTTGCCGCCACGTACCACGCATCGTTTCGATGTTACGCGTGCCAGTCCCGCGCCGTATTGCTACCGTTGTGGTTGTGGCACCGAACATCGATTTTCCGCGCGGCGCCATTCGCGGGCACAGCGAGGTGCGAACTATCATTGCCGACATTGTCGACAGCGCTTGCGTTTCGTTGGAAAAAGTGATGTAACTCAATGA
- a CDS encoding UPF0149 family protein: MSETSPPMPLLDDTALETLDDFLESDQVDPEALDLIGTHGFLVALAIAPIETPATTWVAELYHGEPQFTDAAQREQILGLCETLKQNAIDALEHGHLPELPFDLELGDIGPEETPIGDWCAGFMEGVFLNEVAWFEHDEARVAELLLPFMALSGLFDDEPDMHELIADSTRAEALVKQLPELILDLYLHYRVPEEKPKPTPRKKKPAGRPGR; the protein is encoded by the coding sequence ATGTCCGAGACGTCGCCCCCCATGCCACTGCTCGACGACACAGCGCTCGAGACCCTCGACGATTTCCTGGAATCCGATCAAGTCGACCCCGAAGCGCTCGACTTGATCGGCACGCACGGTTTCCTCGTCGCCCTGGCAATCGCACCGATCGAGACACCGGCCACGACCTGGGTCGCCGAGCTATACCATGGCGAGCCGCAGTTCACCGACGCCGCGCAGCGCGAACAGATCCTCGGCCTCTGCGAGACGCTCAAGCAAAACGCCATCGATGCCCTCGAACATGGTCACCTGCCCGAACTACCCTTCGATCTTGAGCTCGGCGACATCGGCCCGGAGGAAACGCCCATCGGTGATTGGTGTGCGGGCTTCATGGAAGGCGTGTTTCTCAATGAAGTCGCCTGGTTCGAGCACGACGAGGCCCGGGTTGCCGAGTTACTACTGCCCTTCATGGCCTTGTCAGGTCTATTCGACGACGAACCCGACATGCACGAATTGATCGCCGACAGCACCCGGGCCGAGGCTCTCGTCAAGCAGCTACCCGAGCTGATTCTCGATCTCTACCTGCACTACCGCGTCCCCGAGGAAAAACCCAAGCCCACGCCGCGCAAGAAGAAGCCTGCCGGACGTCCGGGTCGCTAG
- the plsB gene encoding glycerol-3-phosphate 1-O-acyltransferase PlsB: MAVLRTLLAPLRALCRTLLGHWLDYRHVEAPRPVLDATRPTLYVLPHPAFSDRLALELMTRREGLPSARGSVTLGETRLPACIALPRLSRGLTKVRGRHSPHLDTLLAQLADEPGRDIQLVPVSVFWGRAPGKDFGFWKLLAADSWQWSGRLRRLLSMAINGKHVQVHIGAPLQLRTLVETRPLPVAQRKTARVLRVHFRRVRARVLGPDLSHRNTLIRGVVDSPQVRQAISDAATARGTSPERETRRALRYGREIASNTSYPVLRFLYQLLRRLWNRLYDGVTVNGLDDVKALAGDHELIYVPCHRSHIDYLLLSYALFREGLMPPHIAAGRNLDMPVIGALLRRGGAFFLRRSFRDNRLYAAVFNEYVHRLISRGHPLEYFIEGGRSRTGRMLAPRPGMLAMTLRSFARDPRREVAFVPVYVGYEKVLESGSYLKELRGGHKKKESPLDLLRIVRRLRQSYGHVTVNVGEPLMLSGFLDRQVPDWRDNRRQTRPDWLNQAVPALGASLGQRINAAAAITPVSLVALGLLANSHHAIEADLLERHMRLLVDLRQHLPGGERITLPEGEPRDWIAHTAQLEFIERRQQALGELVLATPEQATLLTWYRNNVLHLYIDMALVAFAYRHNARFNTEELLTLLGPAWPVLAHEFHLPVDAFSTRLERALAALASEDLLIETDHGWERPAGHLASSEHLRLLGRLVQPTLERGYLLLAVLLREGSGTLTREALEEQSRQLAERLTLLSGLNAPEFFDKRLFSGLLDTLESQGWLWQENDKLCYDSSLENAQRRGQALFDPSLHHRLTQLVHRRSS; this comes from the coding sequence ATGGCTGTTCTACGCACGCTCCTCGCTCCCTTGCGCGCCCTGTGCCGCACGCTGCTCGGTCACTGGCTCGATTATCGTCATGTCGAAGCGCCACGGCCCGTGCTCGATGCCACGCGCCCCACACTTTACGTGCTGCCGCATCCCGCCTTCTCGGACAGATTGGCACTCGAACTGATGACCCGCCGCGAGGGCTTGCCCAGCGCCCGAGGCAGCGTCACGCTCGGCGAGACGCGCCTTCCCGCTTGTATCGCCCTGCCCCGACTCAGCCGTGGGCTGACAAAGGTACGCGGGCGGCACTCACCGCACCTCGACACCTTACTGGCACAGCTAGCCGACGAACCCGGGCGAGATATACAGCTAGTGCCGGTCAGCGTGTTCTGGGGGCGCGCCCCGGGCAAGGACTTCGGCTTCTGGAAACTGCTCGCGGCGGATAGCTGGCAGTGGAGCGGACGCCTGCGCCGACTCTTGTCGATGGCGATCAATGGCAAGCACGTGCAAGTGCATATCGGCGCACCGTTGCAACTACGCACGCTGGTCGAGACACGTCCGCTACCGGTCGCCCAGCGCAAGACGGCACGCGTGCTGCGCGTTCACTTTCGTCGTGTTCGCGCCCGCGTGCTGGGCCCCGACCTCTCGCACCGTAACACGCTGATCCGCGGCGTGGTCGACAGCCCACAAGTGCGCCAGGCGATCTCCGACGCGGCCACCGCCCGCGGCACCAGCCCCGAGCGTGAAACACGCCGCGCGCTGCGCTATGGCCGCGAGATTGCCTCCAACACCTCATACCCGGTGTTGCGTTTCCTCTACCAACTGCTACGCCGGCTCTGGAATCGCCTCTACGACGGCGTCACCGTCAACGGACTCGATGACGTCAAGGCGCTGGCCGGCGACCACGAGTTGATCTACGTGCCCTGTCATCGCAGCCATATCGACTATCTGTTGTTGTCCTATGCACTATTTCGCGAGGGATTGATGCCGCCGCACATTGCGGCGGGCCGTAACCTCGACATGCCGGTGATCGGCGCACTGCTACGTCGCGGCGGGGCGTTCTTCCTGCGCCGCAGCTTTCGTGACAACCGCCTCTACGCGGCGGTGTTCAACGAGTACGTGCATCGCCTGATCTCCCGCGGGCACCCACTCGAGTACTTCATCGAAGGTGGCCGCTCGCGCACCGGGCGAATGCTGGCGCCGCGCCCAGGCATGCTCGCCATGACCCTACGCTCCTTCGCCCGCGATCCCCGTCGCGAGGTCGCCTTCGTGCCGGTCTACGTCGGCTACGAGAAGGTCCTGGAAAGCGGTAGCTACCTCAAGGAATTGCGCGGCGGGCACAAGAAGAAGGAATCGCCCCTCGACCTGTTGCGCATCGTGCGTCGCCTGCGACAGTCATACGGGCATGTCACGGTCAATGTCGGCGAGCCGCTCATGCTCAGCGGCTTTCTCGACCGCCAGGTACCCGATTGGCGAGACAACCGCCGCCAAACACGCCCCGACTGGCTGAACCAGGCCGTGCCCGCGCTGGGCGCCAGCCTGGGCCAGCGCATCAACGCGGCAGCGGCCATCACGCCGGTTTCGCTGGTCGCCCTGGGGCTTCTGGCCAATTCGCACCATGCCATCGAGGCCGACCTGCTCGAGCGTCATATGCGCTTGCTAGTGGATTTGAGGCAGCATCTACCGGGCGGTGAGCGAATCACTCTGCCCGAAGGCGAGCCTCGGGACTGGATCGCCCATACCGCTCAATTGGAGTTCATCGAACGCCGCCAACAGGCACTCGGCGAACTCGTACTCGCCACGCCAGAACAGGCCACTTTATTGACGTGGTATCGCAACAACGTCTTGCACTTGTACATCGACATGGCACTGGTCGCCTTCGCGTATCGGCATAACGCACGCTTCAATACCGAGGAGCTGCTGACTCTCTTGGGGCCCGCGTGGCCGGTACTCGCGCATGAGTTTCACCTGCCCGTCGATGCCTTTTCGACGCGGCTGGAACGCGCCTTGGCGGCGCTCGCGTCAGAAGACCTGCTGATTGAGACCGATCACGGTTGGGAGCGCCCGGCGGGGCACCTGGCCAGCAGCGAGCATCTACGCCTGCTAGGTCGGCTGGTACAGCCAACCCTGGAGCGCGGTTATCTGCTGTTGGCCGTGTTGCTACGCGAAGGAAGCGGCACCCTGACCCGCGAGGCGCTAGAGGAACAAAGCCGTCAGTTGGCTGAACGCCTCACCCTGCTCTCCGGGCTCAACGCACCGGAGTTCTTCGACAAACGCCTGTTCAGCGGCTTGCTCGACACCCTCGAGTCTCAGGGCTGGTTATGGCAGGAAAACGACAAACTATGCTATGACAGCTCGCTCGAAAACGCTCAGCGTCGCGGGCAAGCACTCTTCGATCCCAGCCTGCACCACCGCCTGACCCAGTTGGTACATCGCCGGTCATCGTAG
- a CDS encoding phospholipase D-like domain-containing protein codes for MRGRWQVGNRFTLLPEGKRFLPALFKAIDEARTTLYLELYLMESGTLATRVIDALCAAAGRGVTVLVLLDGYGSMKLAYSDRGRLREAGVALRFFNPLAWRQLGKNLSRDHRKLLIVDEQLAFTGGFGAVDSFVEAWYEVAVRIEGPVVADWVGLFAQLWESPLTRRKTAPRHWPSPAPIAPLTENMRGRMISGRGHRYQAIRHSLHRRIVAAERRLWLCTPYFVPTFSLRRRLIRAARLGVDVRLLLPGSRHDHPSIRYAGQRFYARLLRAGVRIYEFQPTFIHAKFVLVDDWASIGSCNFDHWSLQWNLEANQEVEDTGFACDVAALFERNFAASEEIHWDQWRHRPWTQRCREWVFGTLNGWMTRLR; via the coding sequence ATGCGCGGACGTTGGCAGGTAGGCAACCGTTTCACCTTGTTGCCGGAAGGCAAACGTTTTCTTCCCGCCTTGTTTAAAGCCATCGATGAAGCGCGCACCACGCTTTATCTCGAATTGTACCTGATGGAATCGGGAACGCTCGCCACACGGGTGATCGATGCCTTGTGCGCGGCGGCCGGGCGTGGTGTCACGGTGCTGGTACTGCTCGATGGCTATGGTTCGATGAAACTCGCGTATTCGGACCGTGGGCGCCTGCGTGAGGCCGGTGTGGCGCTGCGCTTCTTCAATCCGCTGGCCTGGCGTCAGTTGGGCAAGAATCTGTCGCGCGATCACCGCAAGCTGCTGATCGTCGACGAGCAGCTGGCTTTTACCGGTGGTTTCGGGGCCGTCGATTCCTTCGTCGAGGCATGGTATGAAGTCGCCGTACGTATCGAGGGGCCAGTCGTCGCGGATTGGGTCGGCCTGTTCGCGCAGCTCTGGGAGTCGCCTTTGACACGCCGCAAGACAGCGCCGCGTCACTGGCCGTCCCCGGCCCCGATTGCACCACTCACGGAGAACATGCGCGGGCGCATGATCAGTGGGCGTGGGCATCGTTACCAGGCGATCCGGCATTCGCTGCATCGGCGTATTGTCGCCGCCGAGCGGCGGTTGTGGCTGTGCACGCCCTACTTCGTGCCGACCTTTAGCCTGCGCCGACGCCTGATCCGTGCCGCGCGTCTAGGCGTTGACGTGCGGCTATTGTTACCGGGCTCGCGCCACGACCACCCGAGCATTCGCTATGCCGGGCAACGTTTCTACGCGCGACTGTTGCGGGCCGGGGTACGTATCTATGAGTTCCAGCCGACCTTCATCCACGCCAAGTTCGTGCTGGTCGACGATTGGGCGTCGATTGGTTCGTGCAACTTCGATCACTGGAGCCTGCAATGGAATCTGGAGGCTAACCAGGAAGTCGAGGATACAGGGTTTGCCTGCGACGTGGCGGCCCTGTTCGAGCGTAACTTCGCCGCCAGCGAGGAAATCCATTGGGATCAGTGGCGCCATCGTCCATGGACTCAGCGTTGCCGTGAGTGGGTTTTCGGGACCCTCAATGGATGGATGACGCGATTGCGCTGA
- the acs gene encoding acetate--CoA ligase, producing the protein MTEQPKVYPVEEDFAANAWANNETYLSLYQRSVDDPEGFWAEQAESLDWFKAPTKIKNTSFAASNVDIRWFEDGELNAAYNCLDRHLETRGDQPAIIWEGDDPGQDKTITYRELHAEVCRLSNALKEMGVTKGDTVTLYMPMIPEASVAMLACARIGAIHSVVFGGFSPDALAQRVVDAQSRVVITADESVRGGKHVPLKDNVDAAMTRDGTDIVDKVLVVRRTGGDIEWHDDRDVWYHEWVERQSSECPAEKMNAEDALFILYTSGSTGRPKGLKHTTGGYLLYAALTHRYVFDYHEGEVYWCSADVGWVTGHSYIVYGPLANGATTLMFEGVPSYPSHGRLGEIIDKHQVSILYTSPTAIRALMAHGEDIMDSSQRDSLRVLGSVGEPINPEAWSWFHRVIGSSRCPIVDTWWQTETGGIMITPLPGATDLKPGSATRPFFGVRPALLDNEGNVLEGATSGNLVILDSWPGQARTIWNDHERFVQTYFSPYEGVYFTGDGCRRDEDGYYWITGRIDDVLNVSGHRMGTAEIESSLVAHSAVAEAAVVGYPHDIKGQGIYIYVTLGDDVEPSEELRKELTQWVRKDIGPIATPDVIQWAPGLPKTRSGKIMRRILRKIAANECEGLGDTSTLADPSVVDELIEHRANR; encoded by the coding sequence ATGACCGAACAGCCGAAAGTCTACCCGGTGGAAGAGGATTTCGCCGCCAATGCCTGGGCGAATAACGAGACGTATCTGAGCCTTTATCAGCGCTCCGTCGACGACCCCGAAGGCTTCTGGGCAGAACAGGCCGAGTCTCTGGATTGGTTCAAGGCGCCGACCAAGATCAAGAACACTTCATTCGCCGCTTCCAACGTGGATATTCGCTGGTTCGAGGATGGCGAGCTCAACGCCGCCTACAACTGTCTCGATCGTCATCTTGAGACCCGCGGCGATCAGCCAGCGATCATCTGGGAAGGCGACGACCCGGGGCAGGATAAGACCATCACCTACCGTGAGCTGCATGCCGAGGTGTGCCGCTTGAGCAACGCACTCAAGGAAATGGGGGTCACCAAGGGCGACACCGTCACGCTCTACATGCCGATGATCCCCGAGGCGTCGGTGGCGATGCTGGCGTGTGCCCGTATTGGGGCGATTCACTCGGTGGTCTTCGGTGGCTTTTCACCGGATGCCCTGGCACAGCGCGTGGTCGATGCCCAATCGCGTGTGGTAATCACCGCCGACGAGTCGGTGCGCGGTGGCAAGCATGTGCCGCTCAAGGACAACGTCGACGCCGCGATGACCCGCGACGGTACCGATATCGTCGACAAGGTGCTGGTAGTGCGCCGCACCGGTGGCGATATCGAATGGCACGACGACCGCGACGTCTGGTACCACGAGTGGGTCGAGCGTCAGTCCAGCGAATGCCCGGCGGAGAAGATGAACGCCGAGGATGCGCTGTTCATTCTTTATACCTCTGGCTCCACTGGGCGTCCCAAGGGGCTCAAGCACACCACCGGAGGCTATCTGCTCTATGCGGCGCTGACGCATCGCTACGTATTCGACTACCACGAGGGTGAAGTCTACTGGTGCAGCGCCGATGTGGGCTGGGTCACCGGTCACAGCTATATCGTCTATGGGCCTCTGGCCAACGGTGCCACCACGCTGATGTTCGAGGGCGTGCCGAGCTATCCCTCGCACGGACGCCTCGGTGAGATCATCGACAAGCATCAGGTATCGATCCTCTACACCTCGCCGACCGCGATCCGCGCGTTGATGGCGCATGGCGAGGACATCATGGACTCCAGCCAGCGTGACAGCCTGCGCGTGCTGGGCTCGGTGGGTGAGCCGATCAACCCCGAGGCCTGGAGCTGGTTCCACCGTGTGATCGGCAGCTCGCGCTGCCCGATCGTCGACACCTGGTGGCAGACCGAGACCGGCGGGATCATGATCACGCCGCTGCCCGGGGCCACCGATCTCAAGCCGGGTTCCGCCACGCGGCCGTTTTTCGGCGTGCGGCCGGCGCTGCTCGACAATGAGGGCAATGTGCTTGAAGGCGCCACCTCGGGTAACCTGGTGATTCTCGATTCCTGGCCCGGTCAGGCGCGGACCATCTGGAACGATCATGAACGCTTCGTACAGACGTACTTCTCTCCTTACGAAGGCGTCTACTTCACCGGCGATGGCTGCCGTCGCGACGAGGATGGCTACTACTGGATCACTGGCCGTATCGACGACGTGCTCAACGTCTCCGGGCACCGCATGGGCACCGCCGAGATCGAATCCTCGCTGGTGGCACACAGCGCCGTGGCCGAAGCGGCTGTGGTGGGATACCCCCACGACATCAAGGGTCAGGGCATCTACATTTACGTGACCCTGGGTGACGACGTCGAGCCTAGTGAGGAGCTACGCAAGGAATTGACGCAATGGGTGCGCAAGGATATCGGGCCTATCGCGACGCCGGATGTCATTCAGTGGGCGCCGGGGCTGCCGAAGACCCGTTCCGGCAAGATTATGCGGCGTATCTTGCGTAAGATCGCCGCCAACGAGTGCGAGGGCTTGGGTGATACCAGTACGCTGGCTGATCCGAGCGTGGTCGATGAGTTGATCGAGCACCGCGCCAATCGTTGA
- a CDS encoding response regulator, which yields MAFAQKFIVADDHPLFRAALNQALRQVAPQAEIVEADTMEATSDMVMRHPDADLILLDLHMPGAHGFSGLIQLRGQSPEVPVVVISGSEEPPVVRRAIDYGASGFIPKSSSLDVIAEAIRQVLEGEVWLPEEMADVLGESNEDEARFAEAIASLTPQQFRVLNMLNEGLLNKQIAYELNVSEATIKAHVTAILRKLGVHSRTQAVIAAQKLEVEPPKVES from the coding sequence ATGGCTTTTGCCCAGAAATTCATCGTCGCCGATGACCACCCGCTATTTCGTGCCGCGCTCAACCAGGCGTTGCGCCAAGTAGCGCCACAGGCGGAGATCGTCGAAGCCGATACCATGGAGGCGACGTCCGACATGGTGATGCGCCATCCCGATGCCGACCTTATCTTGCTCGACTTGCACATGCCGGGCGCACATGGTTTTTCGGGACTGATCCAGTTGCGCGGTCAGTCGCCTGAGGTGCCCGTGGTCGTCATTTCGGGCAGCGAGGAGCCGCCGGTAGTGCGTCGTGCCATCGACTACGGCGCATCGGGTTTCATTCCCAAATCCTCGTCGCTGGATGTTATCGCCGAGGCGATCCGCCAGGTGCTCGAAGGGGAGGTCTGGTTGCCCGAGGAAATGGCCGATGTTCTCGGGGAGTCGAACGAAGATGAAGCGCGCTTCGCCGAAGCCATCGCTTCACTGACACCCCAGCAGTTCCGGGTACTCAACATGTTGAACGAAGGTCTGCTCAACAAGCAGATCGCCTATGAACTCAACGTGTCGGAGGCGACCATCAAGGCGCACGTCACGGCGATTCTCCGTAAACTGGGGGTGCATTCGCGCACCCAGGCGGTCATCGCTGCACAGAAACTCGAGGTCGAGCCGCCCAAGGTCGAGTCCTAG
- a CDS encoding Nramp family divalent metal transporter, translating into MLSTISDSAIREQAASTLNGKARRWGWTAFFGPALIAAVAYIDPGNFATNIEAGSRYGYTLLWVVLVANLMAMLIQTLSARLGLATGRNLPQVIRARYPRPVVWCYWIQAEVVAIATDLAEFLGASLAFNLLFGLSLMEGALLTGAITYLALHLYHYGFRLMEIVIGAMILAVASGFILELVISRPEPTPLLEGLLIPGFPDGYSLYLAAGILGATVMPHVIYLHSALSQQRIQVKDDAHRIRLMRYYRLDVIIGMAIAGVVNLSMLAMAAAAFHANGRLDVATISDSYKLLAPMLGQVTASHVFGAALLIAGLSSSIVGTLSGQVIMQGFMAFTIPLWLRRLVTMLPALVIIMLGVSEQKALVASQVILSFGIPFALIPLLFFTANRRIMGNLVNHRSVTVVGGIVCTLIVALNAYVLFSTFTGH; encoded by the coding sequence ATGCTGAGTACGATTTCCGACAGCGCGATCCGCGAGCAAGCGGCGTCGACGCTCAATGGCAAGGCTCGACGCTGGGGATGGACCGCTTTTTTCGGCCCCGCGCTGATCGCGGCGGTGGCCTATATCGACCCCGGCAACTTCGCCACCAATATCGAAGCGGGGTCACGCTACGGCTATACCCTACTGTGGGTGGTGCTCGTCGCCAACCTGATGGCCATGCTGATCCAGACCCTGTCGGCACGTCTGGGGCTCGCCACCGGGCGCAACCTGCCCCAGGTGATTCGCGCACGCTATCCGCGCCCCGTGGTCTGGTGCTACTGGATACAAGCAGAGGTCGTGGCCATTGCGACCGACCTCGCCGAGTTCCTCGGCGCGTCGCTGGCCTTCAACCTGTTGTTCGGGCTATCGCTGATGGAAGGCGCGCTGCTCACCGGGGCGATTACCTATCTGGCACTGCATCTTTACCATTACGGTTTCCGACTCATGGAAATCGTCATCGGCGCCATGATCCTTGCCGTGGCGAGCGGATTCATCCTCGAGCTGGTGATCAGCCGACCGGAACCGACACCCCTGCTCGAGGGTCTGCTGATTCCCGGCTTCCCGGATGGCTATTCGCTCTACCTGGCGGCGGGCATACTCGGCGCCACCGTCATGCCGCATGTCATCTACCTTCACTCGGCGCTTTCACAGCAGCGGATTCAAGTGAAAGATGATGCCCATCGCATACGCTTGATGCGTTACTATCGCCTCGATGTCATCATCGGCATGGCCATTGCCGGCGTGGTCAACCTCAGCATGCTGGCCATGGCGGCGGCGGCCTTCCATGCCAATGGTCGTCTCGATGTCGCCACCATCAGTGACAGCTATAAATTGCTGGCACCGATGCTCGGCCAGGTCACCGCCAGCCATGTCTTCGGCGCCGCGTTGCTAATCGCCGGCCTGTCGTCGTCCATCGTCGGTACGCTCTCGGGGCAGGTGATCATGCAAGGCTTCATGGCCTTCACGATCCCCCTTTGGCTACGCCGTCTAGTGACCATGTTGCCGGCGCTTGTGATCATCATGCTCGGCGTGTCCGAGCAGAAGGCCTTGGTTGCCAGTCAGGTGATTCTTAGCTTCGGAATTCCGTTCGCACTCATCCCGCTGCTTTTTTTCACCGCCAATCGCCGTATCATGGGCAACCTAGTCAATCACAGATCGGTAACCGTGGTGGGCGGTATTGTGTGCACGTTGATCGTCGCCCTCAACGCGTACGTGCTATTTTCTACGTTCACGGGACACTGA